In the genome of Helicovermis profundi, the window TTAAATATCTAAAACCATATTTATTGTAATCTAAATCCAAAACAAAATTATTAGGTTTGTTGTCTATATTATTTAAAATATTATTAAATTTTATATTTTTATATAAATCATAATTCTCTTTTTTTAGAAAATCTGTAAACTTGACTCCATTTAAAACCTCATTCATTGTCAAACTTATATTAGAGTAAGAACCAATATTTGAGTTTTTATAACGCCTTGGCATATTAATTTCTCTATCCATATAGTCTTTATACACGACTTCTACTCTATCAATTTTATAATCTTCATTGCTTAAGTATGAATAAATGTAGTTATGATATGTTTCATTTGAAACATATGCTCTGTCTATTGGCGGAATTATATCATTCCCATTTTCATCATAGAAGTGGTTTTCTGCTATTGCATGGTAATATTTATACACCATTTTTACTATTTCTTCTTTTGTTAAATCACGTCCATATGTTAATTTTAAACTTTGTACTGCTCTCTTCAACCGATATAAATCATTATTTAAAATTTTTGTATCATCATAAGTATTTGAAGTATACTCCTTATAAGTCGAATCAATAAAGTTAAATGAATATGAATTCACAAAATCACTAATAGTACCATTTTCTTTTACTTCTTTAATAATTTTATTAAAATCATTTACTTTTCCAACTCCAGAGTTTATATTTTGAATTGAACTACCTGCAGACGAATCTGTGAAAATATATTCGTTTAAGCTAGGATATAACTTCGTTTGATTTACTAATTTATAATTTCCATTATTATATTTTTCCTTAAATTCAAAGTATCCATATCCGCCCCAATTAAAATATTCAAAATATATTGGATATTTCTTATTTTTAATAAGGTAAACTTGATTCGTAGTATCTTCTGCATTAGAATCTACATGAAAATCATCCGCTGATGCTATAGGGTTATTTAAATGAGTTACATCTGAATCAAAATCAAATAAATAAAATAACGATCCGTCATCTGAATTAATTCTAAAATTATAATTTCCTGTCTTGTTTGGTACATAATATCCCCAAACTTTTTTTGCAGTTTTTGAATGATAGCCAAAGTTACCACTTGAATTAATTTTAACAAAAATTACGTTATTATTTGCTGTATTAACTTTAAAACTTTCATTTTCAAAATGCTTGGCAGATACATAATATGTTTCTTCAGCTCTATTATCGTTAAAAATTATATTTTTATCTTGCCATACACGAATATTAGCATCCCGACCATGACCTTGATTTGCCCATGCTAAATCCGAAACATTATAAGATTTAACTGTTAGATTTCCTTTCATGTAATTTACAAAGTTATTTGGTGAATCCGCAAAAGAAATTCCTAAAGCAAATAACACCACTAATACTAATATTAGCGAAATAAATATTCTATTTTTCTTCATATATACCTCCTATAATGCATTTAAAAATATTTTAATATCTTCTAAACTAAAATCTGTAAATTCAAAATAATAGACCTTATTGTTCTTACTTATAGTTAAAAAAGTATGATTTGCGTAATTGTAATAAACGTTATAATAATTATATGAGTATCCATCAGCTTCAACTTTTTTAAGATCAGAAATATTTATTCCAGTACTATTAAACAATTTTACTTTAGCATCATCTATATTTATAAATTTCATATCCACATATAATTTTTTATTAGTATCTTTTGACCCAAAAAACATATACTCCTTATCAGAAATTTTTTCAGACCTAATTAAAGTAGATTTAATATATAAAGGAAGTTTAAAATCATTAATCAAATTTGTGTCTACAGCGACAGTTTTAGTCTCACCGTTCCATTTATATTTTACTCCGAGTACATCAAATAAATATTTTATAGGAATATAAGTACGATTATTTATAAGCATTGGTGCAACATCCATTTTATAAAGAGTATCATCTACTCTAATATTTTTAGAACCTAATTCCATTCTAATATTTTTTCCTTCTTTTGTAACAGTTGTAATAGATTTATCGCTAGGATTCCAATTAAGCTTCAAATCAAACAATTCAAAAATATATCTAACTGGTGCAATTGTTCTATCGTTATATATCCACAAACTAACTGGCATTTCTTGAACCTTATCGTATAAATCTACAGGATAAGCGTTTACACTTAAATTTACTGTATACATATCATCTTCTTGTGCAAATGAACTTATAGAAAAAGTCAAAATCAAAATTATTGCTACTAATAAAATTTTCCTACTCATCAAGCATCCTCCCTATTGTTATTAATTAGTATATAAAACAGTTTATATATAATTATATGTATAATTAGAATATCATATTTTTAACAATTTTTCCATAGAACTTTTAAAATGAAAAAAACCAACAAAATGAATTTTGTAAGCTAGCTTTTCTTTCTTCAAAGTTAATTGCGGTGCTTCACTAGCGAAACGCAAGCTGCACTTGCTACCTTTCGCTCGTTATAGGGAAAAATTCCCTATAAAAAAAACCAACAAAAATGAACTTTGTAAGCTAGCTTACAATTCATTTTTGTTGGTTTTTTTTGCACCGCTTTATTTAACTTCAATTACTTCTGTATTTTTATAATATCCACAAGCTGCACAAACTCTATGTGGCATAGATGGTTCGTGGCAATTTGGACACTCAATTACATTAGGAGCTGTCATCTTAATGTTAGATGCTCTTCTCTTATCTCTTCTTGCTTTTGATATTTTACGCTTAGGTACTGCCATTTGTTACACCTCCTCACTTACTTAAAGAAGTCTTTTAGACCCGCTAATCTAGGGTCAACATTATCTTCTAAACATCCACATGATTCATAATTTAAATTTGCTCCACACATTGAACATAGCCCATTACAATCAGGTGAACAAAGCACCTTATTAGGGAAATTCAAATACAAATCTTCCATTACGACTTCTGTAAGATCAATTAAATTATTTGATATAACCATAACATCTTCACTAGTATCATCAAATGATTTTAATAATAATTCTCTTTCAAAAGAATTTGAAATAGTTTTCTTAGTCTCCTCTAAACATCTTGAACATTTAAAAACTAAGTCACAAGAATAATTAACAGTCAATAAAAACTTATTACTATCTTGTGCTTTAATATAAGCATGAACTTTAATGCTACTAGCATTTACTACATCCTGCTCATTTAAATCATTAACATTAAGAGATGTTTCTAAGTCAAATTCCTCAGCAACAACTTTTCCATTAATAATTTTCGCCAAATTCAGTAACATAATTTCACCTCATTACTACAACACAACAATTATATATTCATAGGATTTCTTTGTCAAGTCATTTCATTAAAAAATAACCTAGTCTATTTGCAGCACCAAAAACAAAAACTACCTTATTAAAAACAATAAGGTAGTTTTACTAATCTTATTTTAATAATTCAAGTGTATCACGAGCTATCATTAGTTCTTCATTTGTTGGTATAACCATAACTTTTACAGCAGATCCTTCTTTATTTACGATAGCTTCTTTTCCTCTAACTTTGTTTAATTCTTCATCAATCTCAATTCCCATAAACTCTAAATTAGAGCAAATATTTTTTCTGTTATCTGCTGAATTTTCTCCAAGTCCTGCTGTAAATATAACAGCATCTACTCCACCCATCACAGCAGCATATGCAGCAATATATTTTTTAACTCTTAAATCAAATGTATTTAATGCAAGAGTTGCTCTTTCATTTCCATCAGCAGCAGCGTCTTCAATATCTCTAAAATCAGAACTAATTCCTGAAATACCAAGCACTCCTGACTTTTTATTCATTAAATTATTAATTCCTTTAATATCTAAATTTTCTTTTTCCATAATAAATGTAACTATTGCAGGATCAATATCACCACATCTAGTTCCCATTGCAAGACCTTCTAAAGGAGTAAATCCCATTGAAGTTGCAACAGATTTACCACCATCAATTGCATCAACAGAAGCACCATTTCCTAAATGACATGATATTAATTTTAAATCTTTAATATCTTTTCCTAAAATTTCTGCCGCTCTTTGAGAAACATATCTATGACTAGTTCCATGGAATCCATATCTTCTTAATCCATATTTTTCATACAATTCATAAGGAAGTGGATAAATATAAGACTCAGCTGGCATTGTTTGATGGAAAGCTGTATCAAATACGGCTACATTCTTAATAGAAGGAAGTAATTCCATAATTGCTTTTACACCAGTAATATTCGGTGGGTTATGAAGAGGTGCTAAATCAATACACTCTTCAACTTTTTCCATTACATCATCAGTTATAATCACTGATGAACTATAAAATTCTCCTGCATGAACCATTCTATGTCCTGCAGCTTCAATTTCAGACAAACTTTCAATTGCACCATACTCTTTACTTACTAAGGCATCAAGCACTTCAGTTAAAGCTTCTTTATGATTATTCATTGGTACTTCAATAACCTTTTTATCTTTTCCTGCAGCTTCATGTTTAAGTCTTGATCCATCAAGACCAATTCTTTCAACTAATCCTATTGCTAGTACAGACTCATCTTTCATATTAATAAGTTGATATTTTAACGACGAGCTTCCACAGTTTATAACTAAAATATTCATTATAACCCTCCTCAAATTTTCATACATCCTAATTATAAAATAATATCAATATAATTCAAGTCAATTTTATTAATATTAATTCATAGGTCGTGGATATTTTTACATTTATTTAATATATTATTACAACATTTTATATAATTAATATTAAAATAATATTTAAACATCCTAATAATCACTATATTAGCGTATCTTGACGTGTTACATTTTTTTTTTAACGCTTCAAAAAAAAACATATTGTGTTATGTATACAAAATTCAATATTTCATTAATTTTATGTGAAATATTTATTTATATCTGTTTTTTTTGCATAAATTACTTTAATTGTTAGTAGTTCACATGGAAAATTATAAAATTTTATACTATAATAATAAACTATAGTAATTAAATATAGTAATTAAATATAATAAGGAAGGTAATTTATGAACATAGTTGGACTTGTGACGGAATACAATCCTTTTCATAATGGACATTTGTTTCATTTGAATGAATCTAAAAAAAATACCTCATCGGAATATTCTATAGCAATTATGAGTGGTAATTTTGTTCAAAGAGGAGAACCTGCTCTTATGGACAAATGGACTAGAGCATCAATGGCTGTTAAGTCTGGTGTTGACTTAGTAATTGAATTACCATTAGTTTATGCCTTAAATAGCGCAGATTACTTCGCGTATGGTTCATGTTCAATTCTTGACAAATTTAATGTGGTTGACCAATTAGTATTTGGAAGCGAATCTGGTAATATTTATGATTTTAAAACTATTGGCAATTTTCTTGTTGCCAATGAAGAACAAATAATGCATTTAACAAAAGAATTATTAAAAATTGGAAATTCCTATCCAAAAGCTCGCGAAAAAGCTCTTTGGTCATTGATTGAAAAATCTAATATTAATATTAATTTAACCTTAAATTCACCAAATAACATTCTTGGAATCGAATATGTAAAAAATTTATTAAAACTTAATTCAAGTGTCACTCCTTCAACAATCAGGCGAATTAATTCAGATTATAATTCAATTAATATACAAGGTGAATTTAGCAGTGCTACTTCAATTAGAAACTCAATATTAAATAACGAACTTCCTAATATAGTTAATACAGTGCCTTCTAATGTTTTTAATACGCTTTCTTCTTATGAAAAAAATGAATATTCCTATATTGAAGATTTTAGCGATTTAATTTTTGCTTCCATAAGAAGATTAAGTGCTGAGGAACTCAGAGAAATTCATGATGTTTCAGAAGGAATAGAATACAAACTTATAAAAGAAGCAAATAATACAAATAGTATACTTGAGCTAATTAACAATGTAAAATCTAAGCGTTATACAAGAACACGAATTCAAAGAATTCTTATGAAGATAGTATTAAATGTAAAAAAAGACTATATTGGTTTATCAGGTTCATTAAATCCAGAATATGCAAGAGTATTATCTTTTAATGATAAAGGTAAAGAAATAATAAAAAAAATAAAAAAAAATTCTGATATAAAGTTAATAACTAATTTAAGGAATTTAGATTATTATAAACCTTCAATAAAAAAAATGCTTGAATACGACATAAAAGCGACGAATATATATGCCCTTAAATCAAACCTAGCTGTCAATTCTGATTTCTTTAGGCATCCAATATATATAGAATAATAGATGAATTTCTAAGATTCAGAGGGAGTTTTTACTCACGCTGAATCTTAGAAAATATAATCCAGGGCCTTTTTAGAGTTCTTTATCCCCCACTTTTTTTAGAAGTGAGGGTATTAGAACTCTAAGGCATCGGATAAATAAATATCAAAAGGAGAAAAAAATATGCCATACTATGTAGGAATTTTTGAAATGCTTGATAAAAATAAAGATAAGGAAATTTTAGATATTCATATTGATTTTTTAAATAAAAATATCGAAAAAGGAAATATTTATGCTAAAGGTCCATTTCTAGATCACAGTGGTGGACTTGTTATTTATAAAATGAATTCATTTGAAGAAGCTAAAAAACTAGCTGAAAGCGATCCTGCTATTGTTAATAAAACTAGAAAATTAATTTTTAAAGAATGGAAAAGTACCTTCTCTGATTAAATATACTATTTATAAATGAATTTCTAAGGTTAAGAGGGAGTTTTTACTCCCACCGAATCTTAGAAAACGTAATATAGTGTATTTTAAAGTCTTTTATCTCTATCTTTATAAATTTGGAATATTTGAACTTTTAGCGCTTTAATAAACTCGTTTAGCTAGGGCTAAACATCGAGGAGTTAATTGGAATAATAAACACCTTAAACTTATGAAACGTAATATAGTATATTTTAGAGTCCGTTTAGCTAGGGCTAAACATCAGGGAATTAATTGGAATATAAACATTCAAGCGGTGCCACTCCTGCATGCCTACAGCATTCAGGGCGCTTTTTTATTTTTCATTCAAGCGGTGCCACCCCTGCATGCCTGCGGCATTCAGGGCGCGCTACTTTAGCGCTATGGAAAAACAAAAAAATCAGCGATTGCAAAACTTTGTTTTGCTCGCTGATTTTTTTTATTTTTCCGCACCGCTTTCATCGTTCGCGACAAACGCAAACACATGATCTATATTTCTCATATAATCGCCATAATTTAATCCATATCCTACTATGAATTTGTCTGGTATTGTATACCCTACATAATTTGGTACTAGTTCAACTTTTCTTCTTGATGGTTTATCTAAGAGTACGCAGCATTTAAGACTTTTAGGATTTTTCTTTTTTAAGTGTTCAAATACGCCCGTCATTGTAATTGCAGTATCTGTTATATCATCTACTATAAGTACATCAAATTCTTCTAATGAATCAATATTTAAATCTTGTACTACCTTTACTTTTCCTGATGATTCTTCATTATGTCCATAGCTAGATGTTGTCATAAATTCTATTCTAACTGGAAGTTTAATTTCTCTAACTAAGTCTGCAGTAAATATAAAACTTCCCTTTAGCAAAGAAATTACCAACAAATTTTTATCTTTATACTCTTTAGTTAATAACACTCCAAGTTCTGCACATCTCTTAGCTATGTCTTCTTTTGAAAAGAGAACTTCCCTTTTTTTATTCTCAATACTCATAAAACCCTCCACAAAGTTTGTTTATTTTATTATTTACTAATTCTATATCACTTTTATCCAAATATCAAGTGCTAGAAGTACTTTAAAATCAACATTTTTTAACTTTTATCAAATTTTTTTTACTAATATGTTTAATATGTGAACAATGTATTACGTTTATTTAATTAATATTTTAAAATATTTGATTGTAAAAAAAAAATCCAAAGTGTAGAATGTATTTGAAATAATAATTTTTTTATATGTATAATTTTTTTATTGGAGGTCGTTATGGAAAGTAAGAGAGTAAAAAAAGCTATTTCAAAAGAAACTTTTGTTTTTCTTGGAGTATCTACCCTTGTATTTATTTACATAAGCAACATTATGGGTGTTGGTCCAATGTTTAATGTAATTATGAAAACAGCACATGATTTATTAATTAACACCGTATTTTTTATTATGGCAATAGCTGTTTTAGCTGGTGCGTTTTCAGCGCTTTTATCTGAATTTGGAGTTGTGGCTTTGATAAATAAAATTATTTCTCCAATTATGAAACCACTTTACGATTTACCAGGAGCCGCATCAATCGGTGCTATTACAACTTTTCTATCAGACAACCCCGCAATTATTAGTCTTGCAAAGGACAAAGGTTTTTCAAAATATTTTAAAGACTATCAAACACCTGCATTATGTAACCTTGGAACAGCATTTGGTATGGGACTAATTCTTTCAACTTTTATGATTAGCCAAGGAACTGGAACTGAATTTGTTATACCAGTTTTAATTGGAATTCTAAGTGCAATTATTGGTAGTATAGTAAGTGTAAAAATAATGATGATTTTTACAAAAAAATTCTATGGTTATAAAAAGAACGATCCGAAATTAAAAGAAAAGTTAAATATTGATAGTAAATACCTTGATTACCGTGAAGTTAGAGAAGGTAGTGTATTAGAGAGAGTTTTGGACTCAATTTTAGATGGTGGAAAAACAGGAGTAGAACTTGGTCTCGAAATTATTCCTGGAGTACTTGTAATATGTACCGTAGTAATGCTTTTAACCTTTGAACCCTCTACGGTAAATGGAGTTCATGTATACAAAGGTGTTGCATATGAAGGCATTGGTTTATTACCTAAAATTGGCGATTTCCTTTCATTTATTATTAAACCACTTTTTGGATTCACTAGTTCTAAAGCAGTAGCGTTTCCAATCACATCATTAGGTTCAGCTGGTGCTGCACTTGCGCTTGTACCTAAATTATTAAAAGAAGGATTAATCTCCTCTAACGAGATTGCCGTTTTCACTGCAATGGGCATGTGTTGGAGCGGATACCTTAGCACTCATGTTGGTATGATGGATTCACTTGGAGTTAGAAAACTTGCAAATAAAGCGATTTTCTCTCATACAATAGGCGGACTTGCAGCTGGTATTTCGGCTCACTTTATATATTTATTTATAAGTTCCCTTCTTTAAAATTATTCATATAATAAATTCATTTATCAATACAGTACTATAAAATATATAGCATTGTATTGATATTTTTTTGTTAATATATTATTTACTTTTTTATGTTATACTGTTCAAAGAATAAAATACTAAAGAGAGGTGTTAAATGTTTACAAATAATAGCGACAAGCAAGTTAAAAATAAATTAGTTATTCTTTATATTTTAAATAGATTTGATAAAAAAATTACAAATCGCGACTTCACTGAATTTTTTTTAGAAAATGAACTTTTTAACTATTTTGAACTTCAATTGACTTTTGATGAAATGTTGGAAAACAATTTACTTAATGCTTTTCAAACAGGAAATGAAACTTACTACAAAATCACGAATTCAGGAATAAAAACACTAAGTTTATTCAACGATAAAATTTCTAAAAGAATCAGAAATAAACTTGATAAACTCCTTGATTTCAAGATATCATCAATCAAAAAAACATCTGAAAGTAATGCGAGTTATAAAAAAATAGGTGATACCGATTATGAAGTAAATATTATTATTAAGGAATTTGAGAGAACCCTTCTAAAATTAGATATAAATGTAGTTTCAGAAGAACAAGCTAAAATCGTTTGCGAAAATTTTAAAAACAACACTTCTCTTATTTATAGCAAAACAATCAACTTACTTCTGGGCGAGTAAGTAAGTATCTAAAATCGAAATATTATAAAAAAAAGCAAACAGAAGATTCATACTCTTTTGTTTGCTTTTTAATATCTTTAACTACTTATTTATCTTATTAAATTCTTCGACTGATATTTGTGCACTTATTTTCCGATTTGCTTCATAAGTCATATTATATTCAATTTCATAATAGTCATCATTTAATCCCCATGTGAAAGTAGATTTATCAAGAATTTTATCTATTTTTTCTTTACTTGAAATTTCATATATTTTTTTTCTTTCATTAGTTCCATTTTTTTTAGGTATCTTATAGACATCTACAGAAATAATTTGATCTGACGAAGGAACAATCTCACTTAAATAGCCATTTTGATTTAAAAATATATTTACATTTTTATAAGTTTTTCTGAATTTTTCATTATAAGTCGTTCTAGTCAAATATAAATCTTTTTCACTAATGGATCTATCATTTTTTTCTTTCTCCATTAATGAAATTTCTCCCCAATAATTACTTGGATTTCTTGTTTCAACCGAAGTTTCACTATTTATATCTTTCCTTAGTGCTTCAATAAACTCTACAATTTTATCTTTTTCAGTAATTCTAACACCAAAATGATCATTTTCTTTATCATATACTGTAAAACTACTTGATATAACAATTTCTGTAATATCATTTATAGGTTTAGTTAATACAGGATGAATCAACCTTTTATATTCTTTCGTTTCCGTTATTGGATAATACTTATTTAATACGCTTAAATTCTTAATATCATATTTTCTCACAATAGTTCTTCCATTTAATAAATTATATTTAATCTTAACATAATATATATTACTAAAATATCTTGTTTTCGAATTTTTTTCTTCATTTTTACTTACTATAGCAGCTCTATGAAAATCTTCTAAATCTGAAAATTGATTTTTATAAGAAAGAATTACTGTTTTCTTTTCTTTTTTATTATTACCTTCAATATTTTCGTATCTAGTATTTTCAATATTATTATCACTCACTTCTATTGTTGATATGCTCGAAATTTCAGGTATTCTAGCTTCAAAACCAATTAAATCCAAATTCACTATTAATAGTAATGCAATAATAATTATAGAATATATTAAGAATCCTTTATATTTTTTTAGTCCAACAAGGCTTTTAGTAAGTGTTATTTCAGCTACTAAATAACCAATAAACCCACCAAAAAGTATTCCCATAT includes:
- a CDS encoding nucleotidyltransferase, with amino-acid sequence MNIVGLVTEYNPFHNGHLFHLNESKKNTSSEYSIAIMSGNFVQRGEPALMDKWTRASMAVKSGVDLVIELPLVYALNSADYFAYGSCSILDKFNVVDQLVFGSESGNIYDFKTIGNFLVANEEQIMHLTKELLKIGNSYPKAREKALWSLIEKSNININLTLNSPNNILGIEYVKNLLKLNSSVTPSTIRRINSDYNSINIQGEFSSATSIRNSILNNELPNIVNTVPSNVFNTLSSYEKNEYSYIEDFSDLIFASIRRLSAEELREIHDVSEGIEYKLIKEANNTNSILELINNVKSKRYTRTRIQRILMKIVLNVKKDYIGLSGSLNPEYARVLSFNDKGKEIIKKIKKNSDIKLITNLRNLDYYKPSIKKMLEYDIKATNIYALKSNLAVNSDFFRHPIYIE
- a CDS encoding acetate/propionate family kinase, whose product is MNILVINCGSSSLKYQLINMKDESVLAIGLVERIGLDGSRLKHEAAGKDKKVIEVPMNNHKEALTEVLDALVSKEYGAIESLSEIEAAGHRMVHAGEFYSSSVIITDDVMEKVEECIDLAPLHNPPNITGVKAIMELLPSIKNVAVFDTAFHQTMPAESYIYPLPYELYEKYGLRRYGFHGTSHRYVSQRAAEILGKDIKDLKLISCHLGNGASVDAIDGGKSVATSMGFTPLEGLAMGTRCGDIDPAIVTFIMEKENLDIKGINNLMNKKSGVLGISGISSDFRDIEDAAADGNERATLALNTFDLRVKKYIAAYAAVMGGVDAVIFTAGLGENSADNRKNICSNLEFMGIEIDEELNKVRGKEAIVNKEGSAVKVMVIPTNEELMIARDTLELLK
- a CDS encoding DUF6449 domain-containing protein, with the protein product MKLKILFYNKNIILNDLKLNSWIGILYTVILFFIMPISVFFDINYNNNLNYYSITKHLLKMQNPLLIMIYIVIPVITSVFIIRYIHKKSSSSVIHSMPFTRSEAFGSHIISGITLLSAPILFNSILMNIILLFSKSISSLNYLEIWNFAIISLLINISIFTFSMLVSTITGKSSAQVVLTYIFLLVPIGIYSFTMNLISKLLFGFNYNISAETIFMKMSPLTYFISEIVSEKNLHSLEMILVLLSQIVAFIVFGFLFYKNRKSEKAEELIAFDILKSIYKYGVTYCFSISLGMYFAFLFSKYEVNLAFYMGILFGGFIGYLVAEITLTKSLVGLKKYKGFLIYSIIIIALLLIVNLDLIGFEARIPEISSISTIEVSDNNIENTRYENIEGNNKKEKKTVILSYKNQFSDLEDFHRAAIVSKNEEKNSKTRYFSNIYYVKIKYNLLNGRTIVRKYDIKNLSVLNKYYPITETKEYKRLIHPVLTKPINDITEIVISSSFTVYDKENDHFGVRITEKDKIVEFIEALRKDINSETSVETRNPSNYWGEISLMEKEKNDRSISEKDLYLTRTTYNEKFRKTYKNVNIFLNQNGYLSEIVPSSDQIISVDVYKIPKKNGTNERKKIYEISSKEKIDKILDKSTFTWGLNDDYYEIEYNMTYEANRKISAQISVEEFNKINK
- a CDS encoding copper amine oxidase N-terminal domain-containing protein; translation: MSRKILLVAIILILTFSISSFAQEDDMYTVNLSVNAYPVDLYDKVQEMPVSLWIYNDRTIAPVRYIFELFDLKLNWNPSDKSITTVTKEGKNIRMELGSKNIRVDDTLYKMDVAPMLINNRTYIPIKYLFDVLGVKYKWNGETKTVAVDTNLINDFKLPLYIKSTLIRSEKISDKEYMFFGSKDTNKKLYVDMKFINIDDAKVKLFNSTGINISDLKKVEADGYSYNYYNVYYNYANHTFLTISKNNKVYYFEFTDFSLEDIKIFLNAL
- a CDS encoding YciI family protein yields the protein MPYYVGIFEMLDKNKDKEILDIHIDFLNKNIEKGNIYAKGPFLDHSGGLVIYKMNSFEEAKKLAESDPAIVNKTRKLIFKEWKSTFSD
- the rpmF gene encoding 50S ribosomal protein L32, whose product is MAVPKRKISKARRDKRRASNIKMTAPNVIECPNCHEPSMPHRVCAACGYYKNTEVIEVK
- a CDS encoding DUF4364 family protein → MFTNNSDKQVKNKLVILYILNRFDKKITNRDFTEFFLENELFNYFELQLTFDEMLENNLLNAFQTGNETYYKITNSGIKTLSLFNDKISKRIRNKLDKLLDFKISSIKKTSESNASYKKIGDTDYEVNIIIKEFERTLLKLDINVVSEEQAKIVCENFKNNTSLIYSKTINLLLGE
- a CDS encoding CD0519/CD1768 family membrane protein, producing MESKRVKKAISKETFVFLGVSTLVFIYISNIMGVGPMFNVIMKTAHDLLINTVFFIMAIAVLAGAFSALLSEFGVVALINKIISPIMKPLYDLPGAASIGAITTFLSDNPAIISLAKDKGFSKYFKDYQTPALCNLGTAFGMGLILSTFMISQGTGTEFVIPVLIGILSAIIGSIVSVKIMMIFTKKFYGYKKNDPKLKEKLNIDSKYLDYREVREGSVLERVLDSILDGGKTGVELGLEIIPGVLVICTVVMLLTFEPSTVNGVHVYKGVAYEGIGLLPKIGDFLSFIIKPLFGFTSSKAVAFPITSLGSAGAALALVPKLLKEGLISSNEIAVFTAMGMCWSGYLSTHVGMMDSLGVRKLANKAIFSHTIGGLAAGISAHFIYLFISSLL
- a CDS encoding YceD family protein is translated as MLLNLAKIINGKVVAEEFDLETSLNVNDLNEQDVVNASSIKVHAYIKAQDSNKFLLTVNYSCDLVFKCSRCLEETKKTISNSFERELLLKSFDDTSEDVMVISNNLIDLTEVVMEDLYLNFPNKVLCSPDCNGLCSMCGANLNYESCGCLEDNVDPRLAGLKDFFK